A genomic region of Candidatus Eisenbacteria bacterium contains the following coding sequences:
- a CDS encoding YncE family protein, whose protein sequence is MVIDADSYKLIAEIPNTPGVHGVAIAHDLGRGFTTNGGDTSATIFDIRTLRQIGRVVTGIRPDAIAYDSASGRVFTMNVGSDDATAIDAAQGKVVGTVPLGGRPEFAVTDGRGRLFVNLEDSSAVQVLDTRTLKPVARWPLWPGTEPTGLAIDRERHRLFAVCADSLMIVMDSENGRVIASLPIGRGVDAAGFDPATRRAYSSNGVGSLTVVQEESPDSIRVLENVATQPGARTMALDEKSHRVLLVSANFGPPPAPTPERPHPRGPVLPGSFVLLVYGE, encoded by the coding sequence ATGGTGATCGATGCGGATAGCTACAAGCTCATCGCCGAGATCCCCAACACGCCGGGCGTGCACGGCGTCGCCATCGCCCATGACCTGGGGCGCGGATTCACCACAAATGGAGGCGACACCAGCGCTACGATTTTCGACATCCGAACGCTCAGGCAAATCGGCCGGGTCGTAACCGGCATTCGTCCGGACGCCATCGCGTACGATTCGGCGTCCGGCCGTGTCTTCACCATGAACGTCGGTAGTGACGACGCCACGGCGATCGATGCGGCACAGGGCAAGGTTGTCGGCACCGTTCCCCTCGGTGGACGCCCCGAGTTCGCCGTGACCGACGGCCGGGGCCGCTTGTTCGTCAACCTCGAGGACAGCTCCGCCGTCCAGGTCCTGGACACCCGTACCCTGAAGCCGGTCGCGCGCTGGCCCCTCTGGCCCGGCACAGAGCCCACAGGGCTCGCGATCGACCGGGAGCGCCACAGGCTGTTCGCGGTGTGCGCCGACAGTCTGATGATCGTCATGGACTCGGAGAACGGCCGGGTGATCGCATCGTTGCCGATCGGGCGCGGCGTGGACGCGGCGGGCTTCGATCCGGCGACGCGGAGGGCATACAGCTCAAACGGCGTGGGTAGCCTGACGGTGGTTCAGGAAGAGAGCCCGGACAGTATCCGCGTCCTCGAAAACGTGGCAACCCAGCCCGGCGCGCGGACCATGGCGTTGGATGAGAAGTCGCACCGCGTGCTCCTGGTGAGCGCGAATTTCGGTCCACCGCCCGCGCCCACGCCGGAGCGCCCCCATCCGCGGGGCCCTGTCTTGCCGGGGAGCTTCGTGTTGCTCGTCTACGGGGAGTGA
- a CDS encoding tetratricopeptide repeat protein: MIGQQLSHYRILEPLGAGGMGEVYRGHDLHLDRDVAVKVLLRGSLADPAARERFRREAHALSRLSHPGVATIFDFDTQDGVDFLVMEYVPGGTLESRLRTGPLDLDEVIRIGAEIADALDDAHRRGILHRDLKPGNIVLTTSGTAKILDFGLAGLLNASNTVTNLTKAGTIFGSLSYMAPEQLRGDADDSRTDIYSFGVLLYEMATGRRPFERDRPEALMFEILHGASRPVRSLRSDAPTELDRLIEGCLSKDPALRPASAGAVGQMLRRVREPAARGVDAEPARQVIRSLAVLPLENVSRDPAQEYFADGMTEALISELAGLKALRVISRTSAMKYKGIQKALPEIARELSVDAILEGSALLVGKRVRVSVRLVSARADETLWADRYDGEIEDVLDLQSRVAESVAKEIAVQVTPREATQLAKRRPVNPEAHVEYLRGRHTAAAASPQAIELALRYYHRALELDPIYAPAWAGIAGCHMVRANRGMALPVEANAQAREAAMKALELDDSLAEAHAALGSIAANEMDLPAAIRSWQRAVEVNPGLTSACTGLGRVYYCVERHREAQEAMLKALSLDPLSMLIHTTVGDAYYYAREYERSLVYYRKAVELDPRFDGAHTDLARTLEALGRFDEARKEYEEGRRLSGGVAGPSFGLAHLEASSGNAAAARRILQELIEARSHRVVSAWGIAALHSSLGDVDEAYRWLDVAVEEHATGLIFLRVHPRIDPIRQDPRFKALVRRVGLDAV, translated from the coding sequence GTGATCGGCCAACAGCTCTCCCACTACCGCATTCTCGAGCCGCTTGGGGCCGGCGGCATGGGCGAGGTGTACCGCGGGCACGACCTCCACCTCGACCGCGACGTAGCGGTCAAGGTGCTCCTGCGCGGCTCGCTCGCGGACCCGGCCGCTCGCGAGCGTTTTCGCCGCGAGGCGCACGCCCTCTCCCGCCTGTCCCACCCCGGCGTCGCGACAATCTTCGATTTCGACACCCAGGACGGCGTGGACTTCCTGGTCATGGAATATGTCCCGGGCGGGACGCTCGAGTCGCGGCTACGAACAGGCCCGCTCGATCTCGACGAGGTGATCCGAATCGGAGCGGAGATCGCCGATGCCCTTGACGACGCCCACCGGCGCGGGATTCTGCACCGCGACCTGAAACCCGGCAACATCGTGCTGACCACCTCCGGAACCGCGAAGATCCTCGACTTCGGCCTCGCGGGTCTCCTCAACGCATCGAACACCGTGACCAACCTGACGAAGGCGGGCACGATCTTCGGCTCGCTCTCGTACATGGCGCCCGAGCAGTTGCGCGGCGACGCGGACGATTCCCGCACGGATATCTATTCGTTCGGGGTGTTGCTCTACGAGATGGCCACCGGACGGCGGCCCTTCGAGCGGGATCGGCCCGAGGCGTTGATGTTCGAGATCCTGCACGGGGCCTCGCGCCCGGTGCGCTCGCTTCGCTCCGACGCGCCGACGGAGCTCGACCGCCTGATCGAGGGTTGCCTGAGCAAGGACCCCGCGCTGCGTCCCGCCTCCGCGGGGGCCGTGGGCCAGATGCTGCGACGGGTCCGCGAGCCGGCGGCGCGCGGCGTCGATGCGGAGCCGGCGCGGCAGGTCATCCGCTCGCTGGCCGTGCTACCGCTCGAGAACGTCTCCCGCGATCCGGCCCAGGAGTACTTCGCCGACGGCATGACCGAGGCGCTGATCTCGGAGCTCGCGGGACTCAAGGCGCTGCGGGTGATCTCGCGCACGTCGGCCATGAAGTACAAGGGGATCCAGAAAGCGCTTCCCGAGATCGCGCGTGAGCTGAGCGTGGACGCGATCCTCGAGGGATCGGCGCTATTGGTCGGCAAGCGAGTGCGCGTCTCGGTGAGGCTCGTCTCGGCCAGGGCGGACGAGACGCTGTGGGCGGACCGCTATGACGGCGAGATCGAGGACGTGCTCGATCTGCAGAGCCGTGTCGCGGAGAGCGTGGCGAAGGAGATCGCGGTCCAGGTGACGCCGCGCGAGGCAACGCAGCTCGCGAAACGACGCCCGGTGAACCCCGAGGCTCATGTCGAGTACCTGAGAGGCCGCCACACGGCCGCTGCCGCCTCCCCGCAGGCGATCGAGCTGGCCCTGCGGTACTACCATCGCGCGCTGGAGTTGGACCCGATCTACGCTCCCGCGTGGGCGGGGATCGCGGGCTGCCACATGGTTCGCGCCAACCGAGGCATGGCTCTGCCCGTCGAGGCGAATGCGCAAGCCCGGGAGGCCGCGATGAAGGCACTCGAGCTGGATGATTCTCTCGCCGAGGCCCATGCGGCGCTGGGTTCCATCGCGGCGAACGAGATGGATCTCCCCGCCGCGATCCGTTCCTGGCAGCGCGCGGTCGAGGTGAATCCCGGCCTGACGAGCGCGTGCACCGGCCTCGGTCGCGTCTACTACTGCGTGGAGCGCCATCGCGAGGCGCAGGAGGCAATGCTCAAGGCGCTCAGCCTCGACCCCTTGTCGATGCTGATACACACGACGGTCGGGGACGCCTATTACTACGCACGCGAATACGAGCGCTCGCTCGTCTACTACCGAAAGGCGGTCGAGCTCGATCCCCGCTTCGACGGCGCCCACACCGATCTTGCCCGCACTCTCGAAGCGCTTGGTCGGTTCGACGAGGCCCGCAAGGAGTACGAGGAGGGCCGGCGGTTGAGCGGCGGCGTGGCGGGACCGTCGTTCGGTCTCGCCCACCTCGAGGCGAGCAGCGGAAACGCGGCCGCGGCGCGACGCATCCTCCAAGAGCTGATCGAGGCTCGCTCGCACCGCGTGGTTTCGGCGTGGGGCATCGCCGCGCTCCACTCGAGCCTGGGCGACGTGGACGAGGCCTACCGGTGGCTCGATGTGGCGGTCGAGGAGCACGCCACCGGGCTCATTTTCCTTCGTGTCCACCCGCGCATCGATCCGATCCGTCAGGACCCGCGCTTCAAGGCCCTGGTGCGGCGGGTAGGACTCGACGCCGTCTGA
- a CDS encoding response regulator, whose product MSDRDEAEVKPRILHLEDDPADRELIREALGAEGIPLELVQVDRKAEFEAALASGSVALVLSDFALPHFDGFSALDIVQKEKPNLPFIFVSGTMGEEAAIESLRRGATDYVLKERLSRLGPAVRRALEDVAVRQTRLEAAEAAANRQRFMNAMLDSLDAGIMACDAAGVLTMFNRAARDMVGLAETAIPPEQWAQHYNLYHPDGKRLFEKEALPLYRALCGEKVRDVEVLIRRRDGHARMVLASGQPILGIHGQTLGAVIALHDITERKLLEDQLRQSQKLEAVGSLAGGVAHDFNNLLTVIGGYSQMILQQMSRDDPKYVSVEEISKASERAAALTRQLLAFSRQQVLEPKVLDLNKIVSDMERMLHRLLPANIEFVTSLSKELGRIKADPGQVEQVLLNLVVNARDAMAEGGRLIVETANIDVDETYRQTHAEVSAGPYVVLTVSDSGSGMSAETQARIFEPFFTTKEVGKGTGLGLSTVYGIVNQSGGAVGVHSEIGSGSAFRVYLPRIESTPVAERRQDGTPAHARGTETILIVEDDARVRELVQRVLEAVGYTVLSAADGQEALDILKERPGRIHLVVTDIVMPRMSGPELLSRIRQEHPGCKGLYMSGYSDKALFPGQFPRSEAAHLQKPFSPGALAMRVREVLEAPVAASSGTRSGTAGPQAS is encoded by the coding sequence ATGAGCGATCGAGACGAAGCCGAGGTCAAGCCTCGGATACTTCACCTCGAGGATGATCCCGCCGATCGCGAGCTGATTCGCGAGGCGCTGGGGGCCGAAGGAATCCCGCTCGAGCTTGTCCAGGTGGACCGCAAAGCGGAGTTCGAGGCAGCACTCGCCAGCGGCAGCGTCGCGCTGGTCCTCTCCGACTTCGCGTTACCCCACTTCGACGGTTTCTCAGCGCTCGACATCGTGCAGAAGGAGAAACCGAACCTCCCATTCATTTTCGTTTCCGGGACGATGGGTGAGGAGGCGGCCATCGAGAGTCTCCGTCGGGGGGCGACCGACTACGTCTTGAAAGAGCGACTGTCGCGGCTCGGGCCCGCGGTGCGCCGGGCCCTCGAAGACGTCGCGGTGCGTCAGACGCGCCTCGAAGCCGCAGAGGCCGCCGCCAACCGTCAGCGGTTCATGAACGCCATGTTGGACAGCCTGGATGCCGGCATCATGGCGTGTGATGCCGCCGGCGTGCTGACGATGTTCAATCGTGCCGCCCGCGACATGGTTGGCCTGGCGGAAACGGCTATCCCGCCCGAACAGTGGGCCCAGCACTACAACCTCTATCACCCGGACGGAAAACGGCTGTTTGAGAAGGAGGCCCTTCCGCTGTACCGCGCGCTTTGCGGTGAGAAGGTCCGGGATGTCGAGGTCCTGATCCGCCGGCGCGACGGGCACGCGCGGATGGTCCTGGCGAGCGGACAGCCGATTCTTGGCATTCATGGGCAGACCCTGGGAGCCGTCATTGCGCTCCATGACATCACGGAGCGGAAATTGCTCGAAGACCAGCTCCGCCAGTCTCAGAAGCTCGAAGCGGTCGGGAGCCTCGCGGGGGGCGTCGCGCACGATTTCAACAATCTGCTGACGGTGATCGGCGGGTACAGTCAGATGATCCTGCAGCAGATGTCCCGGGACGATCCCAAGTATGTGAGCGTGGAGGAGATTTCGAAAGCTTCGGAGCGCGCGGCGGCCCTGACGAGGCAGCTTCTCGCCTTCAGCCGGCAACAGGTGCTCGAGCCCAAGGTTCTCGATCTCAACAAGATCGTCTCCGACATGGAGAGGATGCTCCACCGACTCCTCCCCGCGAACATCGAGTTCGTGACATCGCTCAGCAAGGAGCTGGGCCGGATCAAGGCCGACCCGGGCCAAGTCGAGCAGGTCCTCCTCAATCTGGTCGTCAACGCCCGAGACGCCATGGCGGAGGGAGGGCGGTTGATCGTGGAGACCGCCAACATCGACGTGGACGAAACGTATCGTCAAACGCACGCCGAGGTCTCTGCCGGTCCGTACGTCGTGCTGACCGTCAGCGACTCCGGCTCCGGAATGAGCGCCGAGACCCAGGCGCGGATCTTCGAGCCCTTTTTCACCACGAAGGAAGTCGGAAAGGGAACGGGCCTAGGGCTCTCGACGGTCTACGGAATCGTGAACCAGTCGGGCGGCGCGGTCGGGGTCCATAGCGAGATTGGCTCCGGCTCGGCGTTCCGGGTTTACCTTCCGAGGATCGAGAGCACGCCGGTAGCGGAGCGCCGCCAAGACGGGACCCCGGCCCACGCGCGGGGGACAGAGACGATCCTGATCGTCGAAGACGACGCCAGGGTGCGCGAGCTCGTTCAACGCGTCCTCGAGGCCGTCGGGTACACGGTGCTTTCCGCAGCCGATGGGCAGGAGGCGCTCGATATCCTCAAGGAGCGCCCCGGACGCATTCATCTGGTCGTCACCGACATCGTGATGCCGAGGATGAGCGGTCCGGAGCTTCTGAGCCGGATCCGTCAGGAGCATCCGGGGTGCAAGGGGCTCTACATGTCCGGCTACTCGGACAAGGCGCTCTTTCCCGGTCAATTCCCACGATCCGAGGCGGCGCACCTCCAAAAGCCCTTTTCACCCGGCGCTCTGGCCATGCGCGTCCGCGAGGTTCTGGAGGCTCCCGTCGCTGCCTCATCCGGCACCCGGTCCGGGACGGCAGGCCCGCAGGCATCGTAG
- a CDS encoding response regulator yields the protein MTTLKRILLAEDNENDVELTMTALAENNLANEVVVVRDGAEAWEFLCHEGAFASRNGGNPAVVLLDLKMPKVDGLELLRRMREDQRFRTVPVVVLTSSREESDIVQSYQLGVNAFVVKPVAFEEFMQAVRNLGLFWAVLNEPPPDKHRSPSLA from the coding sequence ATGACCACGCTGAAGCGAATCTTGCTCGCAGAAGACAATGAAAACGACGTGGAGCTCACGATGACGGCTCTGGCCGAGAACAATCTGGCCAACGAAGTCGTTGTCGTGAGAGACGGTGCGGAGGCCTGGGAGTTCCTGTGCCACGAAGGAGCCTTCGCGAGCCGCAATGGGGGAAATCCGGCCGTCGTCCTTCTCGACCTGAAGATGCCGAAAGTGGACGGCCTGGAGCTTCTCAGGCGGATGCGCGAGGACCAGCGATTCCGGACGGTTCCCGTGGTGGTGCTGACCTCCTCGCGCGAGGAGTCGGACATCGTCCAGAGCTACCAACTTGGCGTCAACGCGTTCGTCGTCAAGCCCGTTGCGTTCGAGGAATTCATGCAGGCCGTTCGAAACCTCGGCCTCTTTTGGGCGGTCTTGAACGAGCCGCCGCCCGACAAACATCGGTCGCCTTCGTTGGCGTAG
- a CDS encoding HAMP domain-containing protein encodes MKAPRTTIRNKLVKAMMLTSTTVLLLMGGLFVAHDIVSFRRLLVDALVTRANILAANSTAALAFRNLEDATQVLDALKTDPRMIAAALYDERGHLFAIYPAGAPSGTAPSEAGPTGHRFEKSDLIVSQPVAEEGRPVGAIYLKSDLRELEDRVRVDVMVVLLAVLGSIGVAFALSTWLQRRIAHPVLALANVVQSVSEHKDYSIRSKGVGDDEVGVLAEAFDEMLQEIQTRDKEIRLLNADLERRVVARTAEFEAANKELEAFSYSVSHDLRAPLRHIDGFVELLTKHASSTLDEKGRRHLATISGAARKMGALIDDLLAFSRMGRAEMRKTSVNLASLAEEVVQDLKVDAKDRRVDWKFGPLPTVHGDPAMLRLVFQNLFSNAIKYSGPRDAARIEVDAQPQNGEIVVSVRDNGVGFDPTYAHKLFGVFQRLHGPTEFEGTGIGLANVRRIVSRHGGRTWAEGAIGQGATFYFSLPK; translated from the coding sequence ATGAAAGCCCCGCGGACCACCATCCGGAACAAGCTCGTCAAGGCGATGATGTTGACGAGCACCACGGTCCTCCTGCTCATGGGTGGACTGTTCGTCGCGCACGACATCGTCAGCTTTCGCCGGCTCTTGGTTGACGCCCTCGTCACGCGGGCGAACATCCTGGCGGCCAACTCGACGGCAGCGCTCGCGTTCCGAAACCTCGAGGACGCGACGCAAGTCCTGGACGCTCTCAAGACCGACCCTCGGATGATCGCGGCCGCGTTGTACGACGAGCGGGGACATCTCTTCGCGATCTATCCCGCAGGCGCCCCGTCCGGGACGGCCCCATCGGAAGCGGGTCCAACCGGTCATCGCTTCGAGAAGTCGGATCTCATCGTCTCCCAGCCCGTCGCCGAGGAGGGGCGGCCCGTGGGAGCGATCTATCTCAAATCCGACCTGCGGGAGCTCGAAGACCGCGTTCGCGTCGACGTGATGGTCGTGCTTCTTGCGGTCCTCGGCTCCATCGGCGTCGCGTTCGCTCTTTCGACGTGGCTGCAGCGCCGGATCGCGCACCCGGTGCTCGCCCTCGCAAACGTGGTGCAGAGCGTCTCCGAGCACAAGGACTACTCGATCCGCTCGAAGGGTGTCGGGGACGACGAGGTCGGTGTCTTGGCGGAGGCATTCGACGAGATGCTCCAGGAGATTCAAACACGGGACAAAGAGATCCGACTGCTCAACGCGGATCTGGAGCGGCGGGTGGTCGCGCGCACGGCTGAGTTCGAGGCAGCCAACAAGGAGCTCGAGGCCTTTTCGTATTCCGTGTCCCACGACCTCCGTGCTCCGTTGCGGCACATCGACGGCTTCGTCGAGCTCTTGACCAAGCATGCGAGCTCGACGTTGGACGAGAAGGGGCGCCGTCACCTCGCGACCATCTCCGGCGCCGCGCGGAAGATGGGAGCCCTGATCGATGATCTCCTCGCGTTCTCCCGCATGGGACGGGCGGAAATGCGCAAGACCTCGGTGAACCTGGCCTCGCTCGCGGAGGAAGTCGTCCAGGATCTCAAGGTCGACGCAAAGGACCGCCGCGTGGACTGGAAATTCGGCCCGCTACCGACCGTGCACGGCGATCCCGCCATGCTGCGCCTTGTTTTTCAGAATCTCTTCTCGAACGCGATCAAGTACTCCGGCCCCAGGGACGCTGCGCGGATCGAGGTCGATGCCCAACCTCAGAACGGGGAGATCGTCGTTTCCGTGCGCGACAACGGCGTCGGGTTTGACCCGACGTACGCGCACAAGCTGTTCGGAGTGTTTCAACGGCTGCACGGGCCGACGGAATTCGAAGGAACCGGGATTGGTCTCGCCAACGTACGTCGAATCGTCAGTCGCCACGGTGGAAGGACCTGGGCCGAGGGAGCGATCGGCCAGGGCGCAACCTTCTACTTTTCCCTTCCTAAATAG
- a CDS encoding YfiR family protein: protein MAADQDRRIRRRGAGDLRLQASRVRYAKNAPRGRAQHLRQALVLVLARRVLILALIAVLNSSTAFGAGAKLTQEYDLKATFLFHFAQFVEWPAETLPDKAPFTIGIIGNDPFGKSLDEIVANETIEGHKLVIRRFQDVSQIDSCQILFIAPSEAKRLDQLLSHLNRRSVLTVGDSRDFALRSGIIGFVISDKRLRLVINLAAASAAKLTISSKLLRQSEIVGPAPVRE, encoded by the coding sequence CTGGCAGCCGACCAAGACCGCCGAATTCGCCGTCGTGGGGCAGGGGATCTTCGACTCCAGGCATCCCGAGTTCGGTATGCCAAGAACGCGCCGCGAGGTCGGGCGCAGCATCTACGGCAAGCTCTCGTGTTGGTTCTAGCCCGCCGCGTTCTGATCCTGGCGCTCATCGCCGTCCTCAACTCCTCGACGGCGTTCGGCGCCGGCGCCAAGCTCACGCAGGAGTACGATCTCAAGGCGACGTTCCTCTTCCATTTCGCCCAATTCGTGGAATGGCCCGCCGAGACCCTGCCCGACAAGGCGCCGTTCACGATCGGCATCATCGGCAATGACCCCTTCGGCAAGAGCCTCGATGAGATCGTTGCGAACGAGACCATCGAGGGTCACAAGCTCGTGATCCGCCGCTTCCAAGACGTCAGCCAGATCGACTCGTGCCAGATCCTGTTTATCGCTCCGTCGGAGGCGAAACGCTTGGACCAGCTTCTCTCGCACCTCAACCGCCGTAGCGTGCTCACGGTGGGTGATAGCAGAGATTTCGCTCTGCGCTCCGGGATCATCGGCTTCGTCATCTCCGACAAGCGGCTGCGCCTCGTGATCAATCTCGCGGCAGCCAGCGCCGCCAAGCTCACGATCAGCTCGAAGCTTCTGCGACAGTCGGAGATCGTCGGCCCCGCACCGGTACGGGAATGA
- a CDS encoding TonB-dependent receptor — translation MSGYRRARASEIRLPRHGRQVTRLLPDAPANRHKGPASKCRSTTLLPEVAGARGDRDVRVSSGPEFRGGPLKQIREILVVAALALATLPAASRAETLAEPPEALKQLSLDELFDLEVTSVSQKPEPVSKTAAAVHVVTADDLRRMGVVSIPEALRYIPGVEVARVDSRSYAITARGFNGTVANKLLVLMDGRSVYTPLYSGVFWDVQDAFMEDIEQIEVIRGPGATVWGANAVNGVINIISKSAASTQGFLVTGGGGNRERGFGGARYGGTLGPKAFFRVYGKDYDRGPSLRPNGDEAGDASRLWQGGLRTDWAPTPADGVTVQGDIYGSSIDQRNRDATEMSGGNALAHWTRRFSERSSFQVQAYYDRTKRDVPSVFGETLDSYDLTLNHRFAAAARHDVVWGLGYRLTSDDVRNSPGLAFLPPRLTHRLYTGFVQDEVTLSANRLFLTVGSKIEHNDYTDFEYQPGVRLAWTPTPTQTIWGAASRAVRAPSRIDRDLFVPSQPPYFLAGDSSFVSEVLIAYELGYKAQPTSDLTASVSTFYNTYDKLRSLEMASLPLLLGNGLEGRTYGVEAEATCQVVSRWRLSAGYTFLRLILDVDPTSTDTQQERQEGDSPRHQAFLRSSLKLPHALTFDASARFVDRIPNQNVPGNTICDARLAWQPTKTAEFAVVGQGIFDSRHPEFGMPRTRREVGRSIYGKLSCWF, via the coding sequence ATTTCGGGATATCGGCGAGCACGTGCATCCGAGATTCGCCTACCTCGACACGGGCGTCAAGTAACGCGGCTGCTTCCAGATGCGCCCGCGAATCGGCATAAAGGACCGGCCTCGAAATGCCGATCCACCACACTGTTACCCGAAGTGGCCGGGGCTCGCGGCGACAGGGACGTCCGCGTGAGCTCGGGTCCTGAATTTCGCGGAGGCCCATTGAAACAAATCCGAGAGATTCTCGTCGTCGCTGCGCTCGCGCTCGCGACGCTCCCAGCCGCCTCGCGGGCGGAAACGCTCGCGGAACCTCCCGAGGCACTCAAGCAGCTGAGCCTCGACGAGCTATTCGACCTGGAGGTGACCTCGGTTTCGCAGAAGCCGGAGCCGGTCTCCAAGACGGCGGCCGCCGTACACGTGGTTACCGCTGACGATCTGCGTCGGATGGGCGTCGTCAGCATTCCCGAGGCGCTGCGATACATCCCGGGCGTCGAGGTGGCCCGCGTCGACTCGCGGAGCTACGCAATCACCGCCCGCGGCTTCAACGGCACCGTGGCGAACAAACTGCTGGTCCTCATGGACGGGCGAAGTGTCTATACGCCGCTCTATTCGGGGGTCTTCTGGGATGTCCAGGACGCGTTCATGGAGGACATCGAGCAGATCGAGGTGATCCGGGGCCCGGGCGCCACGGTGTGGGGGGCCAACGCGGTCAACGGGGTCATCAACATCATCTCCAAGAGCGCGGCCAGCACGCAGGGATTTCTGGTTACCGGAGGCGGGGGCAACAGGGAGCGAGGCTTCGGAGGCGCCCGCTACGGCGGGACCCTCGGCCCGAAGGCCTTCTTCCGCGTCTACGGCAAGGATTATGACCGCGGACCCTCGCTGCGTCCGAACGGCGACGAAGCGGGCGATGCATCCCGGCTGTGGCAAGGGGGCCTTCGGACCGATTGGGCTCCGACTCCGGCCGACGGCGTCACCGTCCAAGGGGATATCTACGGGAGCTCCATCGATCAACGGAACCGCGACGCGACGGAGATGTCAGGCGGAAACGCTCTCGCGCACTGGACGAGGCGCTTCTCGGAGCGTTCCAGCTTCCAAGTCCAAGCCTACTATGATCGCACCAAGCGAGACGTCCCCTCCGTTTTCGGCGAGACGCTCGACAGCTACGATCTGACCCTGAACCACCGCTTCGCTGCGGCAGCGCGTCACGACGTGGTGTGGGGGCTCGGGTACAGGCTGACGAGCGACGACGTGCGCAACTCCCCCGGTTTGGCGTTTCTTCCTCCAAGGCTGACACACCGGTTGTACACGGGCTTCGTTCAGGACGAGGTCACCCTGTCCGCGAACCGGCTCTTTCTGACCGTGGGCTCGAAAATCGAGCACAACGACTATACGGACTTCGAATATCAGCCCGGCGTTCGCCTCGCATGGACGCCGACCCCGACGCAGACCATCTGGGGCGCCGCGTCGCGGGCGGTGCGGGCGCCGTCGCGCATCGACCGCGATCTTTTCGTGCCGAGCCAGCCGCCTTACTTCCTGGCGGGCGACTCCTCGTTCGTATCCGAAGTGTTGATAGCCTACGAGCTCGGGTACAAGGCGCAGCCCACGAGCGATCTGACGGCCTCCGTCTCGACCTTCTACAACACCTACGACAAGTTGAGGAGCCTCGAGATGGCGAGCCTCCCTCTTCTCCTGGGCAACGGCCTCGAGGGTCGCACGTACGGCGTCGAGGCGGAGGCCACCTGCCAGGTGGTCAGCCGCTGGCGCCTGAGCGCCGGCTATACATTCTTGAGGCTCATTCTGGACGTTGATCCCACGAGCACGGACACGCAGCAGGAGAGGCAGGAAGGGGATTCCCCGCGCCACCAAGCGTTCCTTCGATCCTCGCTCAAGCTGCCGCATGCACTGACCTTCGATGCGTCGGCACGCTTCGTGGATAGGATCCCCAATCAGAACGTCCCCGGAAACACGATCTGTGACGCCCGGCTCGCCTGGCAGCCGACCAAGACCGCCGAATTCGCCGTCGTGGGGCAGGGGATCTTCGACTCCAGGCATCCCGAGTTCGGTATGCCAAGAACGCGCCGCGAGGTCGGGCGCAGCATCTACGGCAAGCTCTCGTGTTGGTTCTAG